A single region of the Arthrobacter sp. PAMC25564 genome encodes:
- a CDS encoding bifunctional nuclease family protein, with product MIEVEIVGVRIELPSNQPLVLLKEIHGERHVPIWIGTPEASAIALAQQGVVPPRPMTHDLLVDVVEALGHTIVSANIVAVEDNIFYGQLQFENGATVSSRASDALALALRAKCRIWCADAVMDEAGVRITEHDEGEDTHPGPDVDEEGELRRFREFLDDVEPEDFAG from the coding sequence ATGATTGAAGTGGAGATTGTTGGCGTGCGGATTGAGCTGCCGTCCAACCAGCCGCTCGTCCTGTTGAAGGAAATCCATGGTGAACGCCATGTGCCGATCTGGATCGGCACCCCGGAGGCCAGCGCCATTGCCCTTGCCCAGCAGGGCGTGGTCCCGCCCCGACCGATGACCCATGACCTGCTGGTGGACGTGGTCGAAGCCCTCGGCCACACCATCGTGAGCGCCAACATCGTGGCCGTGGAGGACAACATCTTCTACGGCCAGCTGCAATTCGAGAACGGAGCCACCGTCAGCTCGCGGGCATCGGATGCGCTGGCGCTGGCGCTGCGGGCCAAGTGCCGGATCTGGTGCGCCGACGCCGTCATGGACGAGGCCGGCGTCCGGATCACCGAGCATGACGAGGGCGAGGACACCCACCCGGGGCCCGACGTCGACGAAGAAGGCGAGCTGCGGCGCTTCCGCGAGTTCCTGGACGACGTCGAGCCTGAAGACTTTGCCGGCTGA
- a CDS encoding MerR family transcriptional regulator: MAQAERRGPQVLNIGEVLAQLSGDFPNMTASKIRFLEEKGLINPQRSPAGYRQYSESDVERLRFVLALQRDQYLPLKVIKDYLAAIDRGERPDNLSPGVTVSPRIVSEELAAELQNRVRRLSEEQLRAESGASVPLLESLLSYGLISHANGKFDEHALQVARACVKLESHGLEPRHLRPFQAAAEREFGLVERAVATLTSRKDAASHARAAEAAREISDLCLSLHQALVQDRISRMDI, translated from the coding sequence ATGGCACAAGCCGAACGGCGCGGACCCCAGGTCCTGAACATCGGGGAGGTCCTGGCTCAACTGAGTGGCGATTTCCCCAATATGACAGCGTCGAAAATCAGGTTCCTCGAAGAAAAGGGACTCATCAATCCGCAGCGGTCGCCTGCCGGCTACCGGCAGTACTCGGAGAGCGATGTCGAGCGGCTCCGCTTCGTGCTGGCTCTCCAGCGGGACCAGTACCTCCCGCTGAAGGTCATCAAGGACTACCTTGCGGCGATCGACCGTGGCGAGCGTCCGGACAACCTTTCCCCCGGGGTCACTGTGTCCCCGCGGATCGTCTCCGAGGAGCTCGCCGCCGAACTGCAGAACCGCGTACGGCGGCTGAGCGAGGAACAGCTCCGGGCGGAGTCCGGAGCCAGCGTCCCGCTGCTGGAATCGCTCCTGAGCTACGGCCTGATCAGCCACGCCAACGGCAAGTTCGACGAACACGCGCTCCAGGTGGCGCGTGCCTGCGTGAAGCTGGAGAGCCATGGCCTGGAGCCGCGGCACTTGCGGCCCTTCCAGGCTGCTGCCGAACGTGAATTCGGGCTGGTGGAACGTGCGGTGGCCACGCTGACCTCGCGCAAGGATGCCGCCTCCCATGCGCGTGCCGCCGAGGCTGCGCGGGAAATCAGCGACCTCTGCCTGTCGCTGCATCAGGCACTGGTCCAGGACCGCATTTCGAGGATGGACATCTGA
- a CDS encoding FHA domain-containing protein gives MFGHERNDTGDGYGTGGVKASETTSINLTPVRDEPTIAPKLSVEERAAVEALPFGSALLVAHSGPNMGARFLLDSDVTTAGRHPDADIFLDDVTVSRRHVEFRRTPRSFEVVDTGSLNGTYVNHDRVDSVELKSGNEVQIGKFRLTFYLSPARAAGNV, from the coding sequence ATGTTTGGGCACGAACGGAACGACACCGGTGACGGTTACGGCACGGGTGGAGTGAAGGCTTCGGAGACCACGTCGATCAACCTCACCCCGGTGCGCGACGAACCCACCATCGCACCGAAGCTTTCTGTGGAGGAGCGTGCCGCGGTCGAGGCCCTTCCCTTCGGCTCGGCGCTGCTCGTCGCCCACAGCGGACCCAACATGGGAGCCCGCTTCCTGCTGGACTCGGACGTTACGACGGCGGGCCGGCACCCGGACGCCGACATCTTCCTTGATGACGTGACGGTCTCGCGCCGCCATGTCGAATTCCGCCGCACGCCGCGCAGCTTCGAAGTTGTGGACACCGGAAGCCTGAACGGCACCTATGTCAACCACGACCGCGTTGACAGCGTGGAACTGAAGTCCGGAAACGAGGTCCAGATCGGGAAGTTCCGACTCACCTTCTACCTGAGCCCTGCCCGCGCAGCAGGCAACGTCTGA
- the gcvH gene encoding glycine cleavage system protein GcvH, whose amino-acid sequence MSNIPEELSYTAEHEWVSAPNADGVVRVGITDFAQDALGDVVYAQMPEVGTKVTANDVVGEVESTKSVSDIYAPVSGEIVSRNEALDTDSALINSDPYGEGWLMEVRLAEADAVESLLSASEYEQQVG is encoded by the coding sequence ATGAGCAACATTCCCGAAGAGCTGTCCTACACCGCAGAACACGAATGGGTGTCCGCCCCGAACGCCGACGGCGTCGTGCGTGTGGGCATCACGGATTTTGCCCAGGACGCGCTGGGGGACGTCGTCTACGCCCAGATGCCCGAAGTTGGAACAAAGGTGACGGCGAACGACGTCGTGGGTGAGGTGGAGTCCACCAAGAGCGTCAGCGACATTTATGCGCCAGTGAGCGGCGAGATCGTGTCCCGCAACGAGGCCCTCGACACCGACTCCGCGCTGATCAACTCCGATCCTTACGGGGAGGGATGGCTGATGGAAGTCAGGCTCGCCGAGGCCGACGCGGTCGAGTCGCTGCTGAGTGCATCCGAGTACGAACAGCAGGTAGGCTAA
- the der gene encoding ribosome biogenesis GTPase Der — protein sequence MSDTTQTSGNFGAGEDEYTPTGTDQVAEHLAALDDEEAELRAASLRAGLDDYELDEEDAALLSGGYDDEEFDGPVKLDPVLAIIGRPNVGKSTLVNRILGRREAVVEDTPGVTRDRVMYSATWNGRNFTVVDTGGWEHDARGIHARVAEQAEMAVELADAVLFVVDSAVGATATDEGVMKMLRKSKKPVIMVANKVDDFAQEADSAALWGLGFGEPYPVSALHGRGVADLLDHVMDTLPEFSTIEGLERSGGPRRIALIGRPNVGKSSLLNKLAGSERVVVDNTAGTTRDPVDEFIELGGRTWRFVDTAGIRRRQHMAQGADFYASLRTQSALEKAEVAVVLLAVDEVLSEQDVRILQLAIESGRALVLAFNKWDLLDDERRRYLEREIEQDLAHVEWAPRVNISAKTGWHKDKLVPALDTALESWDKRIPTGRLNAFLGELVAAHPHPVRGGKQPRILFGTQASSRPPKFVLFTTGFLDPGYRRFITRRLRETFGFEGTPIEVNMRVREKRGKKR from the coding sequence ATGAGCGATACGACTCAAACCTCCGGCAATTTTGGCGCCGGCGAAGACGAATACACGCCCACCGGCACGGACCAGGTGGCTGAGCACCTCGCCGCGCTGGATGACGAGGAAGCGGAGCTCCGTGCGGCCTCCCTCCGCGCCGGCCTGGACGACTACGAGCTGGACGAGGAGGACGCCGCCCTCCTCAGCGGCGGGTATGACGACGAGGAATTTGACGGTCCGGTCAAGCTTGACCCCGTCCTGGCCATCATTGGCCGGCCCAACGTGGGCAAGTCCACCCTGGTCAACCGCATCCTCGGCCGCCGGGAGGCCGTTGTGGAGGACACCCCCGGTGTGACCCGTGACCGGGTCATGTACTCGGCGACCTGGAACGGCCGGAACTTCACGGTCGTCGACACCGGCGGCTGGGAACACGACGCCCGCGGCATCCACGCCCGTGTCGCCGAGCAGGCCGAGATGGCCGTGGAGCTCGCCGACGCCGTGCTATTCGTCGTCGACTCCGCTGTCGGCGCGACCGCCACGGACGAAGGCGTCATGAAGATGCTGCGCAAGTCCAAGAAACCGGTCATCATGGTCGCCAACAAGGTGGACGATTTCGCGCAGGAAGCCGACTCGGCCGCCCTGTGGGGGCTGGGCTTCGGCGAGCCGTACCCGGTCTCGGCGCTGCACGGCCGCGGCGTGGCCGACCTGCTGGACCACGTGATGGACACACTGCCGGAGTTCTCCACGATCGAGGGCCTGGAACGGTCCGGCGGACCCCGCCGCATCGCCTTGATCGGACGCCCGAACGTGGGCAAGTCCTCGCTGCTGAACAAACTTGCCGGCTCCGAGCGCGTGGTCGTCGACAACACCGCCGGCACCACCCGCGACCCGGTCGACGAATTCATCGAACTCGGCGGCCGCACCTGGCGCTTCGTGGACACCGCAGGCATCCGCCGCCGCCAGCACATGGCGCAGGGCGCGGACTTCTATGCCTCGCTGCGGACCCAGAGCGCGCTCGAAAAAGCCGAGGTCGCCGTCGTGCTCCTCGCCGTCGACGAAGTGCTCAGCGAGCAGGATGTGCGCATCCTCCAGCTGGCCATCGAGTCCGGCCGCGCCCTGGTGCTGGCGTTCAACAAGTGGGACCTGCTCGACGACGAACGCCGCCGCTACCTTGAGCGGGAGATCGAACAGGACCTGGCCCACGTCGAGTGGGCTCCCCGGGTGAACATCTCGGCCAAGACCGGCTGGCACAAGGACAAGCTCGTTCCCGCCCTGGACACCGCGCTGGAGAGCTGGGACAAGCGCATCCCCACCGGGCGCCTCAACGCCTTCCTGGGCGAACTCGTGGCCGCGCACCCGCACCCGGTGCGGGGCGGCAAGCAGCCACGCATCCTGTTCGGTACCCAGGCCTCCAGCCGGCCCCCGAAGTTCGTGCTCTTCACCACCGGATTCCTGGATCCGGGATACCGCCGCTTCATCACCCGCCGGCTCCGCGAGACCTTCGGTTTCGAGGGCACGCCGATCGAGGTCAACATGCGCGTGCGCGAAAAGCGCGGCAAGAAGCGTTAA
- a CDS encoding lysophospholipid acyltransferase family protein produces the protein MPRAESELPGRLTTAWSRPVGWILDHILYRTSVTGRSNVPATGPVIFAGNHISFLDGPVMFGASPRPMHILVKEEMFAGFLGRVLIAAGQLPVDRTGDRAALQKAKRVLDAGRCVGILPEGTRGSGEASAINNGVAWLALNSRATVVPVAILGTRSGGEHVDTVPPLRRRLHISFGAALNVSRRPGETGRVSMDRAGTEIRAALARHVQDSILRTGQPLPDADSPQERHEAVAGTPADHPIRKVQ, from the coding sequence ATGCCGCGGGCGGAATCTGAACTGCCCGGCCGGTTGACCACCGCCTGGAGCCGGCCCGTGGGCTGGATCCTGGACCATATCCTGTACCGGACCTCGGTCACGGGGCGTTCGAACGTCCCGGCCACCGGCCCGGTCATCTTCGCCGGAAACCACATCAGCTTCCTGGACGGACCGGTGATGTTCGGGGCCTCACCGAGGCCGATGCACATCCTGGTCAAGGAGGAAATGTTCGCCGGTTTCCTGGGCCGCGTGCTCATAGCCGCCGGCCAGCTGCCGGTGGACCGCACGGGTGACCGTGCAGCCCTGCAGAAGGCCAAACGGGTGCTCGACGCCGGCCGGTGTGTCGGGATTCTGCCCGAAGGAACGCGGGGGAGCGGCGAAGCCTCCGCGATCAACAACGGGGTGGCCTGGCTGGCGCTGAACTCCCGGGCCACGGTGGTCCCCGTGGCCATCCTCGGCACCCGGAGCGGCGGCGAACATGTCGACACCGTTCCGCCGCTGCGCCGGCGGCTGCACATCAGCTTCGGCGCGGCCCTCAATGTCAGCCGCAGGCCCGGCGAGACCGGGCGTGTTTCAATGGACAGGGCGGGAACCGAGATCCGCGCCGCGCTGGCCCGCCATGTCCAGGATTCGATCCTAAGAACCGGGCAGCCATTGCCCGACGCGGATTCCCCGCAAGAACGTCATGAAGCAGTAGCCGGGACGCCGGCAGATCACCCCATAAGGAAAGTGCAATGA
- the cmk gene encoding (d)CMP kinase: protein MTQELIETVDLVRPGKSLVVAIDGPSGSGKSSVSKEVARRLKLAYLDTGAMYRALTWYCLDSGTDLEDRAAVEAASKRLPLEISTSPLEEYIRVGGTDVTLAIREPSISAAVSAVATALGARTELIRRQRELIEKHHRRMVVEGRDITTVVAPHAEVRMLLTASEEARLRRRGIQLGGSQNAEQLAAQVTQRDAKDSTVVNFTTAADGVVTLDSSELDFEQTVDAALGIVHSIIDYRVVTRE from the coding sequence ATGACCCAGGAACTTATCGAAACTGTGGACCTTGTCCGCCCCGGAAAAAGCCTTGTCGTCGCGATTGATGGACCATCGGGGTCCGGCAAGTCCAGCGTCAGCAAAGAGGTGGCACGCCGGCTCAAGCTGGCTTACCTCGACACCGGCGCCATGTACCGGGCCCTGACCTGGTACTGCCTGGATTCGGGCACCGACCTTGAGGACCGTGCCGCCGTCGAGGCTGCTTCCAAGCGCCTTCCGCTGGAAATCAGCACGAGCCCGCTGGAGGAATACATCCGCGTCGGCGGCACCGATGTCACGCTTGCCATCCGGGAGCCGTCGATTTCCGCCGCCGTCAGCGCCGTCGCCACGGCGCTGGGCGCCCGCACGGAACTGATCCGCCGCCAGCGTGAACTGATCGAAAAGCACCACCGCCGCATGGTGGTCGAGGGCCGGGACATCACCACCGTCGTCGCGCCACACGCCGAAGTGCGCATGCTCCTGACAGCAAGCGAGGAGGCACGCCTGCGCCGCCGTGGCATCCAGCTCGGCGGCAGCCAGAACGCCGAGCAGCTCGCGGCGCAGGTGACCCAACGCGACGCGAAGGATTCGACCGTGGTGAACTTCACCACGGCAGCCGACGGCGTGGTCACCCTGGACTCCTCGGAGCTGGACTTCGAGCAGACGGTCGACGCCGCCCTCGGGATCGTGCACAGCATCATCGACTACAGGGTCGTCACCCGTGAATAA
- a CDS encoding prephenate dehydrogenase: MSAFRTHGRGHLNGPVVVIGTGLLGTSIGLGLRGRGVAVFLSDPSPTNQAVAVDIGAGLPLARLDGEQPELVVVAAPPDVTADVVERALAEYPRAVVVDIASVKAGIQAELRARGADLGRYVGTHPMAGREKSGPVAARGELFTSMPWVLCPSEETTPEALQSARALATDLGAVVSEFRAEEHDEAVALVSHVPQVMSSLVASRLQGTPLHALSLAGNGLRDVTRIAASDPTLWVQILGANADKVVQVLHGVRDDLNRVIGTLENPTAPGARLDLAQLISEGNAGQSRIPGKHGGPPQAYSWLTVLVDDTPGQIARLLTEIGEIGVNLEDLRLDHSSGQNVGMVEISVLPNKHDLLIEALNDRGWRVLQ, encoded by the coding sequence ATGTCCGCCTTTCGTACCCACGGCCGCGGCCACCTGAACGGCCCGGTCGTGGTTATCGGGACGGGGCTGCTGGGGACCAGCATCGGCCTCGGGCTGCGCGGCCGCGGAGTGGCAGTTTTCCTCTCCGATCCGTCGCCCACCAACCAGGCCGTCGCGGTCGACATCGGCGCAGGCCTGCCGTTGGCACGCCTTGACGGGGAACAGCCCGAACTCGTTGTGGTCGCCGCGCCGCCGGACGTCACCGCCGATGTAGTGGAACGGGCCCTCGCCGAGTACCCGCGGGCCGTCGTCGTGGACATCGCCAGTGTGAAGGCCGGCATCCAGGCCGAGCTTCGTGCCCGCGGCGCCGACCTGGGCCGCTACGTGGGGACCCACCCGATGGCGGGCCGCGAGAAGTCCGGCCCCGTCGCAGCCCGCGGCGAGCTGTTCACGTCCATGCCATGGGTCCTGTGCCCGTCGGAAGAGACAACGCCCGAGGCCTTGCAAAGCGCGCGTGCGCTGGCGACAGACCTCGGCGCCGTCGTCTCCGAATTCAGGGCGGAGGAACACGACGAGGCGGTGGCGCTGGTGTCGCACGTACCCCAGGTCATGTCCTCGCTCGTGGCCAGCCGCCTTCAGGGGACGCCGCTGCATGCCCTCTCCCTGGCCGGGAACGGCCTGCGGGACGTGACCAGGATCGCAGCCAGTGATCCCACCCTCTGGGTCCAGATCCTGGGCGCGAATGCGGACAAGGTGGTCCAGGTCCTGCACGGGGTCCGCGACGACCTCAACCGGGTGATCGGCACGCTTGAGAACCCCACGGCCCCGGGCGCCAGGCTGGACCTGGCCCAGCTGATCAGCGAGGGCAACGCCGGCCAATCCCGGATTCCGGGCAAGCACGGCGGACCCCCGCAGGCCTACTCCTGGCTGACGGTCCTGGTGGATGACACGCCGGGCCAGATCGCCCGGCTGCTGACCGAAATCGGCGAGATCGGGGTCAACCTCGAGGACCTCCGCCTGGACCACTCTTCCGGACAGAACGTGGGCATGGTGGAGATCTCCGTGCTGCCCAACAAACACGACCTGCTCATCGAAGCCCTCAACGACCGCGGATGGCGGGTACTCCAGTAA
- a CDS encoding pseudouridine synthase: MTQAGRQGSPRNSSGRNSAGQSSAQGGAGRGAQGAPRGGRGGAGFKGAGFKGGGDRPFKHPKPREEAFIDPDLQAPGGAPAERPAGDWKSTGPSGKEAARKAAARKPGFGKAPGTPGALKPKPRIGAGAARATGSRAFGSERFGQNLGPVRKPARKRGPRGDVPQSELHDADGIRLQKVMASAGVASRRVCEEMIAEGRVEVDGQVVTELGVRVDPKTAVIHVDGLRIQLDENMVYMVFNKPKGVVSTMEDPDGRPCISDFVRSHHGERLFHVGRLDVATEGLLLLTNDGELANRLTHPSYEVPKTYLVQVRGPFPQGIGAELKAGVELEDGIASVDSFKLVDSTPGHVLIEVVLHSGKNRIVRRLFDAVGFPVLRLVRVKVGPIGLGDQRQGSIRNLGKQEVGHLLASVGL; this comes from the coding sequence ATGACACAGGCGGGACGCCAGGGTTCACCACGTAACAGTTCGGGACGCAACAGTGCCGGACAAAGTTCAGCGCAGGGCGGCGCGGGCCGCGGCGCGCAGGGCGCCCCTCGCGGCGGCAGGGGCGGAGCCGGTTTCAAGGGAGCCGGTTTCAAGGGCGGCGGAGACCGCCCCTTCAAGCACCCCAAGCCTCGCGAAGAGGCCTTCATCGATCCGGACCTGCAGGCTCCCGGCGGCGCGCCCGCAGAGCGCCCTGCCGGCGACTGGAAGTCCACAGGGCCGTCCGGCAAGGAAGCAGCCCGCAAGGCCGCCGCCCGCAAGCCCGGTTTCGGCAAGGCTCCGGGCACCCCCGGTGCGCTCAAGCCCAAGCCGCGCATCGGCGCCGGCGCGGCCAGGGCCACCGGCTCCCGTGCCTTCGGCAGCGAACGCTTCGGCCAGAACCTTGGCCCGGTCCGTAAGCCCGCCCGCAAGCGCGGACCCCGCGGCGACGTGCCCCAGTCCGAGCTGCACGACGCCGACGGGATCCGGCTGCAGAAGGTCATGGCCTCGGCCGGCGTCGCCTCACGGCGCGTCTGCGAAGAAATGATCGCCGAAGGCCGTGTCGAGGTCGACGGCCAGGTCGTCACCGAGCTCGGCGTCCGCGTCGACCCGAAGACTGCCGTCATCCACGTCGACGGACTCCGCATCCAGCTGGACGAAAACATGGTCTACATGGTCTTCAACAAGCCCAAGGGTGTTGTCTCCACCATGGAAGACCCCGACGGCCGTCCCTGCATCAGCGACTTTGTCCGCAGCCATCACGGCGAAAGGCTCTTCCACGTGGGCCGGCTCGACGTCGCCACCGAGGGCCTGCTGCTGCTGACCAACGACGGCGAACTCGCCAACCGCCTGACGCACCCGTCCTACGAGGTCCCCAAGACCTACCTCGTGCAGGTCCGCGGGCCCTTCCCGCAGGGCATCGGCGCCGAGCTCAAGGCCGGCGTCGAGCTCGAGGACGGAATTGCCTCGGTCGACTCCTTCAAGCTCGTGGACTCCACCCCGGGACACGTGCTGATCGAGGTCGTGCTGCACTCGGGCAAGAACCGGATCGTCCGGCGCCTGTTCGACGCCGTCGGCTTCCCGGTGCTCCGCCTGGTCCGCGTCAAGGTCGGCCCCATCGGCCTGGGCGACCAGCGCCAGGGCAGTATCCGCAACCTCGGCAAGCAGGAAGTCGGCCACCTGCTGGCATCCGTAGGGCTGTAG
- a CDS encoding SMC-Scp complex subunit ScpB, producing MVIDEPATAIGLAAGLNLTVDVVESLLAELQEEYNGYTGNAPDMDVASSNSNRNGISATPRGFELRNIAGGWRIYSRAEFADIVGGFVLEGQTARLTQAALETLAVIAYRQPVSRARVSAIRGVNVDSVVRTLTQRGLIEGAGTDPESGAILYRTTSHFLERMGIGSVAELPQLSPHLPGLEGIEEFYDAGRM from the coding sequence ATGGTGATCGACGAGCCGGCGACGGCCATCGGGCTGGCCGCCGGACTGAACCTGACGGTCGACGTCGTCGAATCCCTGCTGGCGGAACTGCAGGAGGAGTATAACGGCTATACTGGTAATGCCCCGGACATGGACGTTGCCAGTAGCAACAGCAACAGGAACGGCATCAGTGCCACCCCCCGGGGTTTTGAATTGCGGAATATCGCCGGAGGCTGGCGGATCTATTCCCGTGCAGAATTTGCCGACATCGTCGGCGGATTCGTGCTGGAAGGACAGACAGCCAGGCTGACGCAGGCGGCGCTCGAAACGCTCGCCGTCATCGCTTACCGCCAGCCCGTATCCAGGGCGCGCGTGTCTGCAATTCGAGGAGTCAATGTTGACTCTGTCGTGCGGACGCTGACGCAGCGCGGGCTGATCGAGGGTGCCGGGACCGATCCCGAATCCGGGGCCATCCTGTACCGCACGACATCGCATTTCCTGGAGCGGATGGGAATCGGCTCGGTGGCTGAATTGCCGCAGCTTTCCCCCCATCTTCCGGGGCTCGAAGGCATCGAAGAGTTTTACGACGCAGGAAGAATGTAG